The genome window gcctACAACTTCTTTAAAGTGTAAATATagtacaaaatacacacacacacacacacaaattaaaatatatagttCAAACCATAACAGTTTATATAATTGTTGATCAAATTGTATTTAAAGTTGTTATCTCTAATTTCTATGTCACAATTTTAATGACATTGTCCAtaatgatattttattttggtgCCCCCTTCCCCATCATCTCCTTTTTTGTATTCTTCTCAGGTTTCAGTAAGATAATataacattttggaaaaaatatacaaatgagCAGTCCAAAACTGGAGGCCAGAATAGCAAATatctccacagcaacactgaacTTCCCAGGAGAGCTGACATATGCTGGAATAAAGGTGATCCATACTGCACAGAATATCAGCATGCTAAAAGTGATAAATTTGGCTTCATTGAAATTATCAGGCAGTTTCCGAGCCAGAAAAGCAAGAATAAAACATAACATGGCCAGAAGTCCAATGTACCCAAGAACAGCCCAAAAGCCTACAGCTGAACCCAGAGTGCACTCTAAGATGATTCTGTCTTTAAATTGTTTAAAGTTCTTGAATGGAAAAGGAGGTGAAATTGTTAACCAGAGGATACATATGATAACTTGTACAAAACTGAATGCCAGAACAGTGAGCCTCTGCTGTGCAGGCCCAAACCATTTCATCACATCACTACCAGGAAGTGTTGCCCTGAAGGCCATTAACACCACTATAGTTTTCCCCAGAACACATGAGATACAGAGAACAAAGGTGATGCCAAATGCTGTGTGTCGCAGCATGCAGGACCACTCAGAGGGCCGGCCGATGAAGGTCAGAGAACACAGGAAACAAAGAATCaaggagaagagcagcaggaagctCAGCTCAGAGTTGTTGGCCCTAACAATAGGAGTTTTCCTATATGTGAAGAAAATGAATGCCACAACAGCAGTGATGCATGTTCCCAGCAAGGATGCTGCAGTGAGCAGTGCTCCCATTATCTCTTCATATGATAGAaactctttctccttctttaCACAGGCATTTCTTCTCTCATTTGACCAGAACTCAGGGTGGCATCTCACACAGGTGATAGAATctgaaaattgattttaaaacagGCGTTAGCCTTTTTCGGTAcatttgatgtttttctctctatattgtttattttacgTGCATACAAGACGTACAGCACATAATTACTGAATAATAAATAGAAAGCTGtatgacagttttattttggttgtctttgctttgttttatttaatttctaagCCTTGTAACTTTTTTAAATTGCAATTTTCAGTCCAATTGCAAACACAATTTCATCCACTCTAATTAATTCCAGTTTCAGAAAGAGAGATGTCAAAatctcagcacacacacacacacacacacacacatatatatatacatatatatatatatatgtgtgtgtatatatatatatatatatatatagacacacttttttttctttttctaatgaCAAAATAATGCTACACCTGTCATGTTGCTTATCTCTCCCTCTGCACATCTTAAACAGTCATAGCAGCAGACAGGCTTTCCTTTCTGGAGAACCTTGCGAGTTCCTGGAAGACACTTCACATTGCAAACTGACACAGGCACCTACATTAACAAAATGATTAAGAGAAAATATGCTGGCAGGTGCTGTCTTTTTTAGGTTCTGTTATGCAGTTTGATGTATCTTAAACAAGCATTATGATACAACATCTTGTAACATATCcaatttttaacttttaaaatagACTTCAGTATATAAACATTACAATAGCTTACCTGTTGTGAGTTGTTTGCCCAAATTAAAGACTTATTTTGCAGATTcagctgtttgtctgcaggTAAAGATGCATCATAAAAACCAACTGTGACAAAGTCCACAATGCCATTTTCTGTTGGCTGCCAGTTTATAATTTCATACTTTGCTGCTGGGTCTCcattctcattaaaataaacctcctctccttcctttgttttgaaatgaatcCTTTTTATGTGTTGTAAAATCTAAAAAGATATGAATCAATGTAGATCATTACCTGACAAACATCTTGTAGGCCCAATGGCAATACAGTACAGAAGACTGATAAATTATTTATGAACTCACCGTATATGGATCAAGCGGCACCTCGCTGTAACATGTTTTATTACAGCTGAGTATACTATGTAGTGCGTGGGCCACAGCATACACTCCTTTATAGACATTGTTAAAGATAGGCATGAGCGACATATCAGTGAAGCTGTTCTGCACTCCAGTCAGATCTTCATGTCCAGTACATTCTCTCTGATTCTCTGCTGATGACTTTGACTGCTTGAACTTACAGCTGAATAATGTCTCCCAAAACTCTGTAAACACTTCATTACTGGATGAATTGAGTGGCTTTACATCCAACATGAACTCTCTCATGCCACTGACATGTGCTTTGGGGATGGACAGGCCTATGGCACCATCCAGAATGTGATGCTTATCTGTGGCTGCAGTCTGGGGATCAAAGATCCAGCCTTCACTACCAACCCACTGGTACCCAGTCAAGTTGTGGTGAGACAACGGATGTATAAGTATAGGGATATCAGCGGGGGAGAGAAAAGCGACAATCACCTTGGAAGTGGAAGCCTTGATAATGTCGATTATCTTTTGTATTTTGTCTGGTGGATCTGTTctaaacaaagacacagagtACTCCAGACAGATGCCCAGCTGCTGGGCTGTTTCTGTAAATGTGGCCATGCCATTGTTCCCATAATCATCATTTGTTCTAATAGCTCCAACCCAAGTCCAACCAAAGTGCTTGACCAACTGTGCCAGGGCTCTGCTCTGGTAGTCGTCGCTGGGTATTGTCCTGAGGAAGGATGGGTACTTGGTTTTATCACTGAGACAAGCACAGGTGGCAAAGTGGCTGATctaggagaaaaagaaaacaatatcctgagataaatatttgaaatatgaaaacatttacacagCACACTACAATGTGGAAACACTCAATATTACTCATCATTGATAAATGGTAaagttattgtaaataaacTTCAGTGAATAGTTTAATAATTTTACTGttaacaaacaatgaaatattaaataattaCTACTTACAACTATTGGCAATAccataaatatttatttgaacactttATCACTATATATACCTTCTTGCCTATCTGAAAATGATGATGAACTCATTTGTAAACCTTAAAGAAATTGTTCGTAAAAAATTATAACATCAGACcagatatttgtaaaactttgttAATGGttaataattgtttttaaacCATCTATAAACATTATATGGTTGTCCAGTATAATGCTGCACTTTTTGTAGATGCCCTACACAATATTTATTAACCAATTTACAAAGTATTAAAATTATCAGTTGCAACTGTATAATAAACATCCAAATgacaggtttaaaaaaaaaagaagtttaaaaaCCAATCAATAAGCATTAACAAAGTGTTACAAATATCTGGTTAAACAATATAATGtagtttta of Epinephelus lanceolatus isolate andai-2023 chromosome 4, ASM4190304v1, whole genome shotgun sequence contains these proteins:
- the LOC144462738 gene encoding extracellular calcium-sensing receptor-like, coding for MHKPLPLQCTSLNFRAFQFVQAMRFAIVEINNRTDLLPGISLGYKIYDSCRSMARAVKITLALTNGNEVLSAPSKAPCARPAQVQAIIGETSSSPSMAIATVIGSFHIPVISHFATCACLSDKTKYPSFLRTIPSDDYQSRALAQLVKHFGWTWVGAIRTNDDYGNNGMATFTETAQQLGICLEYSVSLFRTDPPDKIQKIIDIIKASTSKVIVAFLSPADIPILIHPLSHHNLTGYQWVGSEGWIFDPQTAATDKHHILDGAIGLSIPKAHVSGMREFMLDVKPLNSSSNEVFTEFWETLFSCKFKQSKSSAENQRECTGHEDLTGVQNSFTDMSLMPIFNNVYKGVYAVAHALHSILSCNKTCYSEVPLDPYTILQHIKRIHFKTKEGEEVYFNENGDPAAKYEIINWQPTENGIVDFVTVGFYDASLPADKQLNLQNKSLIWANNSQQVPVSVCNVKCLPGTRKVLQKGKPVCCYDCLRCAEGEISNMTDSITCVRCHPEFWSNERRNACVKKEKEFLSYEEIMGALLTAASLLGTCITAVVAFIFFTYRKTPIVRANNSELSFLLLFSLILCFLCSLTFIGRPSEWSCMLRHTAFGITFVLCISCVLGKTIVVLMAFRATLPGSDVMKWFGPAQQRLTVLAFSFVQVIICILWLTISPPFPFKNFKQFKDRIILECTLGSAVGFWAVLGYIGLLAMLCFILAFLARKLPDNFNEAKFITFSMLIFCAVWITFIPAYVSSPGKFSVAVEIFAILASSFGLLICIFFPKCYIILLKPEKNTKKEMMGKGAPK